A genomic region of Miscanthus floridulus cultivar M001 chromosome 3, ASM1932011v1, whole genome shotgun sequence contains the following coding sequences:
- the LOC136544696 gene encoding protein FAR1-RELATED SEQUENCE 5-like, with protein sequence MLKYFQDKIADNLSFHYALQLDNEEQITNIFWADAKMIIDYAHFGDVVTFDTTFGTNKEYRSFGVFVGFNQFRETIVFRAAILFDETCASFTWLFKAFLAAHNGKEPRTIFTDQDAAMGNAIREVFVDAWHGLCTFHIMQNAVKHLSNNKNGENEESHILLDFSACTYNIEDKEAFEEAFDSMRNKVDKNKSSWLDSIYKFKEKWDECYMRDVFTLGMRSTQLSESFNSDLKQHLKSDFDIIRFLKHFERAVQGKRNKELDEEFEARKKLPRIRMKTPMLVQASKLYTPQIFEAFQAEYERSMAACTRPLHENNTYAISIVRSDGDLSSEQERIVVGDPLEQKVSCSCNQFERTDVLCSHGLKVLDLMNIKLLPDHYVLKRWTRGARYETVQDNKGRSIIEDPKLDAMLRYKYMSHKFLNLAYQAASSPECCLLVDDALDCLGKQLQDKISAPTSILSDSYNVQLQPDVQPDEGFLGAACLRKKEVQPKSSKRKRSWLDKTRKYKKKVPNKSNHGENSAAVETQVSMDDASNVFTGYTNLLMGLSNIDDFL encoded by the exons ATGTTGAAGTATTTTCAAGACAAGATCGCTGACAATCTTTCTTTCCACTATGCTTTGCAATTGGACAATGAAGAACAGATAACCAATATTTTCTGGGCAGATGCAAAGATGATAATTGATTATGCACACTTTGGAGATGTTGTCACCTTTGACACCACCTTTGGCACAAACAAAGAATATAGGTCGTTTGGTGTTTTTGTTGGATTCAATCAGTTTAGAGAGACCATTGTTTTTAGAGCAGCAATTTTATTTGATGAAACATGTGCTTCTTTCACATGGTTATTTAAGGCCTTTCTAGCTGCACACAATGGAAAGGAACCCAGAACTATATTTACTGACCAAGACGCTGCAATGGGAAATGCAATTCGAGAGGTATTTGTAGATGCATGGCATGGGTTGTGTACTTTTCATATAATGCAGAATGCTGTCAAGCACTTGAGCAACAATAAAAATGGTGAAAATGAAGAATCTCATATCCTCTTAGATTTCAGTGCTTGCACGTATAATATTGAGGACAAGGAGGCCTTTGAAGAAGCATTTGACAGCATGAGAAATAAGGTGGATAAGAATAAGTCATCATGGCTGGATAGCATCTACAAGTTTAAGGAGAAATGGGATGAATGTTACATGAGGGATGTTTTTACATTGGGAATGAGAAGCACACAATTAAGTGAGAGTTTCAATAGTGACTTGAAACAGCATCTGAAATCAGATTTTGACATCATTAGGTTCTTAAAGCACTTTGAAAGGGCAGTGCAAGGAAAAAGAAACAAGGAACTAGATGAAGAATTTGAAGCTAGGAAAAAGCTACCAAGAATAAGAATGAAAACACCTATGTTAGTGCAAGCAAGTAAACTTTACACCCCCCAAATATTTGAAGCATTCCAAGCTGAGTATGAAAGATCCATGGCTGCATGTACTAGACCATTGCATGAAAATAACACATATGCTATTTCTATTGTGAGATCTGATGGTGATTTAAGTTCTGAACAAGAGCGCATAGTTGTAggtgatcctttggagcaaaaaGTTTCATGTAGCTGTAACCAATTTGAAAGGACAGATGTATTGTGTAGCCATGGATTGAAAGTTCTTGACTTGATGAATATCAAACTATTGCCTGACCATTATGTGCTGAAGCGTTGGACAAGGGGAGCAAGGTATGAAACTGTACAAGATAATAAAGGAAGGAGCATCATCGAAGATCCAAAATTAGATGCAATGCTTCGATATAAGTATATGTCTCACAAGTTTCTGAATCTGGCATATCAAGCAGCAAGCTCTCCAGAGTGTTGCCTATTGGTAGATGATGCACTTGATTGTCTTGGTAAGCAACTACAGGACAAAATTAGTGCACCTACAAGCATTTTGTCTGATTCATATAATGTCCAACTCCAACCTGATGTTCAACCAGATGAAGGTTTCCTTGGAGCTGCATGCCTAAGGAAAAAAGAGGTTCAACCAAAAAGTTCAAAGCGGAAACGAAGTTGGCTGGACAAGACACGAAAGTACAAGAAAAAGGTGCCAAATAAATCCAAC CATGGAGAAAATAGTGCAGCTGTAGAAACACAAGTATCAATGGACGATGCTAGCAATGTCTTCACTGGCTACACcaatttgttgatg GGACTTAGTAACATCGATGATTTCCTCTAG